A segment of the Zingiber officinale cultivar Zhangliang chromosome 8B, Zo_v1.1, whole genome shotgun sequence genome:
CTGAAAACTGTTTATGTTAGATGCTAGTGGAGGCTATTACTCCTAATAATTTTGCGTTTTAAGGTTGGGGCCTCCCTGTATAACTGTAACCAGAGACTAAGTCTTTTCCTGTTGCTATCACATCAGGCCTTGCCAATTTCTTTGTTTATACTCTTCTCTAAAAGAGGAAAGAATTACTTGCAGGTCTTTTCGAGCTTTTGATATGATCCACCAAATTGATCTACTTGTTGATGTCTGGTTATGAGTGGATCGCCATCAAGATGCAGTTGACAATATCTAATGATAGTCAAGAAGTATCTGATACTGAGCCAATTCTTCCAAAGTCAGTTGCTACATTTGGCTCTGAGTCACCATCTTCAAGTGAAATTAGGGTTGTGGCTACTGAGTGTGACCTGGATGATATTGATGATGAGCGATGTAATCTGGTCAATCAAGATTGTCCACAATGCAGAATTTGCCTTGATACAGGAGGTCTTTACTAATTATAATTGGTACATTAAGATTATGTGCAAATTAGTTGATGTAGAGAAGAACTATAAACTAATGCaaacttaataggaaaattatGAGAAATATTGATAGTCATTCCAGACTTATTCTATTGACATTTTAGTTTTGCTTGCAGGAGATGACTTGATTGCGCCTTGCTATTGCAGGGGAACACAGAAGTATGTTCATCGATCTTGTCTTGACAATTGGAGATCAACAAAGGTACAGTTAAGCAAGTTGATATCAGCTGTTCACCACTTTTATTTGCATCTAGTTTCAGCATGGATAAGTCATAAGTATTCCCTTGTAACagaattatttttgagaaaactgCCTGGAGTCCTTTGTTTTGAGCCCAGTGATTGTTTTCTTATTCTTCTATATCATTTTTCTAACAGGAGGGCTTTGCGTTTGCACACTGCACAGAGTGCAGAGCTGCTTTCTTACTGCGAGCAAATGTGCCTCCAGATCGGTGGTGGCTTAGATTGAAATTTCAACTCCTTGTAGCCAGGGACCATGTTCTTATATTTTTTATTGTGCAACTGGTAGATATTActgttttatattatttttttgtaaTATGTATTGATTTGGTTAGCTATCTATTAGTAAGCATTTCTTTGCAATTTTCCTATGGTAATTATTACCTTTGGTAttattttctatgcatttattcaaACTATGTTTTGTTTCATATGTTAGCCATCTATATATGACAAAAATTTCAATTATGAAAACTTATTTCTAGTCCTATAAGAATTTGTGCCCTGTTTGCAATTTATCCTATGAACTTTGCCTTGATTTGTAGTTTGCCGTAATTTGAATAACttgatcatcatcatcatcttgcTCTGCTTGTCTTAACTATTTATGTTTGACTACATGATCTTATCATTTCGCTCTATGCAAGACTGTATTATTAGTAGTATTCAATTCAATTAGATCATGTTTTGTAACATTGAACTAAACTTTTCTCTAATCTTCCTCTCCCCTTACAAAAGTGTTATTCTAATTAATCCAATTCTTCTAACTATAGAATTTATTGGATGTCCGAACTCTGAAAATGTTTATACTATCTCATATCATTTGTCAGAGCTATACTCTAATTTGAATAACTTGATGATGTTAGATAACCTTTCTATTTTGTTACctaaattttttctctaaatgcaTTTGACAGGTTGTCGCTGTCTTGGGTATGTTGGTGTACAGATTTTATGGTGAAGAATTGCGAGAAATGTTTGGGTATGAAGAACATCCTTATGGTTTTTACACAATGGCGAGTAAGTCTTTTTGTTGAGACCTTGTTAAATTTGTTTTGTTGCATGGTGGTTGTAAAGATAATCTGCAATTTTCTAGTTAATTAGTCATTGAAATCTTCCTTATTTTGTGATGGATGCAAAAACCTTAGCTTAGTCAATCTGGATCAGTTGTGGTTGTCCTACAGGCTGCATAGCATATAGAGTGATTATCTGGATGTGAACTGACCAGCAGGGCATGATTCTTGGCATCCAAGAGTTGGCTCTAAATCATAACTATGATTCAGATGATAAATGATTTGATCAGAAAACGTTTACCAGCTATTTAGGTGATTTAGAATGACATGGTCATCCGACTTGGTTTAAGCTAATGTTCCTTGCATAGGGCAAGTTTAATTGACACAGTAGGTGAGGCAGCATGGAATTATGGGTTTTCTATGAATAATAGACCTTGCCATCATCAATCACGTGAGAATGGAAGGGTTGTGAATTTACAAAGTACACTTTGCCATCGTGGCATGATGTTGAAGATTAATCTTATAATAAGATAAATGACTTTACTATTACTAATAAAATGACATCACCCAGGATTGAACTAAAATCTTCGTTATTGGTATATTATGATCTTTAAAGGCCCGATGAACTCATAATACATACCTGCGGCCTAAATgtgatttcaaatattttatcaaacACATGCATTTGCGAATTATAGTTCCACTTCACATTTTTTTGCTGTAATAAGGATGCATGCTCTTGTAACAAGCTCCATAGTAGTAGTTCACATGTCATACAAATCTAATACCACTCCTCATGAAACAACTAATATCTTGTAATATTCTCAAACATTGAAGTTGCTTGTATTAAAATTTAATGCTCAGATATACAAATCAGTTATTTTGATTTCTCTATATTGTCCTTGCTCAGATCATTGCATGTGTTGTGGAACCCTTGTTGTATAGGAGTAATTCTGATAGCCTTTTATCATCCTAATAGTTGCTTGCATATTGGTTGGGAATTTGATTTCagaaaaagaacaaaaaacatCTAGGATATTGACTCAACAGGCTTATTAACCAATAGAAAGGTGTTCACAGTATTGCTTTGGCACCACATTGCCTCAACTCAAAGACTTCATTCCTAGTTAACCTTTGCAGGAGCGGGATCTATTGAACTCAACATTCAAATTTCTATAGATAGGTCATTTGGAATAAGACATTCCTCCATTACTTTCCTTGATTTGCAATTGTCAGGACATACTGATATTGGAATATGATTAGAAGTATTTCCTTAAGAGCAGTTTTCTGCTAGACTTGTACACCGTCCATATTTGAATCATATTTGAAATTTGAGCTTCTACAAATAGAGGAACTTCTTATATTtgattttggataaaaaaaatgGTTTAATTTTACCTGGGATTCAAATTATTGTCTCATTTCGTTTAAGCATCCTTGGAGCTGTCTAGACAATTTATTGTCATTGCTAAAAAGAATCAAAGTTACAAGTACAAAAGTGTAGATACTCTTGCTAATCAGGTGTTCAGTAAGTGTAGCGATTTGTTTGTCAAGAAAAGTGTTAGTAGTCATGTCCTTTTCTGCTATCTGCTACTTCTGTATTGTTTGAAGCCCTCTGCTtcgttctttcttcttttttttttttttttttgagttattcTTTTTGCTGATGCTTTGCTCCATGAAGCAGTATTGGCTGTAATTCTGGTGGGCTTGCTATATGGCTTCTTCATTGCTATAATTTGTGGACAGAGAATTAATGAGAGGCATTACCATGTTCTTGCAAAACAGGAGCTGACAAAGGTTTGAGATGTTGCCTACTTCCTGGATCTCCCAGGAGACCGCTCTTGCTTATCTTCTTCTTATATAGTCACATCTCATGTTCCTCTCGAGCAATACAAAAGTATTTTGGGATTTACCATAATCTACTGCAAACACATGGCTTcattcttgaaatccttcttAAAATGGCTTGTCTGGAGTTTTTAACATTCACCAAGTATAATCCATTTACAAAGAAACAGACAGCAGTTTCTGTGTGTTTCTTATCTCCCTCTCTTGCAACAAAAAAAGAGTATATTATGACTTATGAGACAACTGCCTTCTAGGACATGTAATGCAAATTTAgcatattttaaatttgttaaaattaaatGTGCCTTAATGAGATATTAACAACCTGCCTGTTTCTCGATATCACCCTTTCCTTTCTTCCAACTGGACCATAATATTTCTATTTGTATGATGTGGATGCATATTTCCAATCAGACTTAGGTATCTGCTGGATTTCAGAATATATACACATTGGTCTTCtatttcatttttagatttttggtATTTCTGATCGATGAAAATTTAATTGAGATCATCCAACTAATATAATCGCAGGAGTACGTGGTGGAAAGTCGAGATGAAAATAAGAATGTGCCTGAACTTGATCCTAGTCATGTTACTGAGTTGCAAATGCTGGGGCTATATTGAGACGGTCTAAATTCCTCAAGTACGTGGCTTCTGGTAGAAAAACTTGCAGTAAAATGTTTCTGATCAGCAATGACAATTGTTTCCCAGTATTCCCATGTCATTgtctcgctctctctctctctctcttaacaTGCAGTACTTTTTCCTTCTTTTGCTGAGAATTCACGCGGCATCAATTTGAGATTAGATAACTTAAGATTAGGAAAGCTTCTCTTGCATGGATCAAATCTTTTCAGACCACACAATTCAATTGCCCCTTCTCTCTTTCTTCAAAGCTGATTTACATCAACACTTAGCCCCAAGCAATACCCTTGTGTCACGATCTCCAAACTGCATGTCTTCATTTTGATCCTTCCCGAGCTGATACTTGTGTATCAGGTTTGCTATATTTCACTGCTAGGTTATCCATTGGCTATATTTTGTCTTCTGCTATTGGAATAATCCTTCTGGGTTTAATCAACGACACTGCTAGAGGAGGCAAAGCGAGCTGCACACGCATAGCCACAAGAACTGAGGGAAGTAAAGATGGATTAGTCTTCTCAGCTTCAGTAAGCGATTGAGTTAACCATAGAGAGCTTTAAAGTTGAAGGCAAGTtcacttctttttttttctttttcttttttgttataTTCTTCTTTTTACTACATGATTGAGCAATTGTTTAAGCGTAACTATCTGATTCTTTGTGTATGTACAATTTAAGAACATTCCACAGCCATTATTTTTTTGTTGACTTTGCAACACGAACCTTTTGTTCAAACTTGTATTACGTAGCCTGAATCATAAGAGTTATTGCAATTGTACGAACTTAGATCAATATAAGATATCTCACCTTTCCCCTATTAGATTGTTTTTCCGATTCATTTCTTGTTTTGTGTGTGTGGGTTTGTGCCGTAATAACATTTGTACTACATGAGTTCTCCTGGTGAGTTCCTTGATGACTGAATAACGTGTCTTCCAAATCGGTTCACATCCTTGAGTTATGTTGCATTGCAAATATttattcttctcctccttttaTTGTTAAAGGTGTTTGATCGAATTTTCGTGGAAACTTATGCATCAAATGTACCTAACTAGGATCATACTGCTCATTATGAAAAGTGTGGCTTTAGGTCAGGAAAATAATAGAATGTTTTTCTCTgcccaaaaaataaaattaaagatacATCTCTGGCCCTAAattggaaagttttaaaaaaaaatggtcaGGCGGATTTagctttttattttaattttttatatagatTTTGCTGATTATTTGGATAGGGGCGGATCAgagttttaattttcaagttcTAAGGCACTTTTattatacaatataaattattttgtaGTGTCAACCAA
Coding sequences within it:
- the LOC122014309 gene encoding E3 ubiquitin-protein ligase MARCHF2-like, producing the protein MSGYEWIAIKMQLTISNDSQEVSDTEPILPKSVATFGSESPSSSEIRVVATECDLDDIDDERCNLVNQDCPQCRICLDTGGDDLIAPCYCRGTQKYVHRSCLDNWRSTKEGFAFAHCTECRAAFLLRANVPPDRWWLRLKFQLLVARDHVLIFFIVQLVVAVLGMLVYRFYGEELREMFGYEEHPYGFYTMAILAVILVGLLYGFFIAIICGQRINERHYHVLAKQELTKEYVVESRDENKNVPELDPSHVTELQMLGLY